The genomic region CGGCGGTGCCGGCGTGGTCGCCGTACCGGTGCTCGGCCAGGGCGCCGAGGTTGGCGTCGTTGTCGACCATCACCGGGAACGCCGGCCGGCCGAGCGCGGCGATCAGGTCGCTGCGCAGCGGCACGTCCCGCCAGCCGAGCCCCGCGGCCAGCACGACCGAGCCGTCGTGGTCGATCAGCCCGGGCGCGCCCACGGTCAGGCCGAGCACGTCGCGGCCGGAGGAGTGCACCGCGGAGATCGCGCGGCGGGCCAATGCCGCCAGCGCGGCGATCGTCTTGGCCGGGCTCGCCTCGGGGCCGGGGCCGGACCGGTGCCAGCGCAGCAGCTGGCCGCCGGCGGAGTCGTAGGCGATCGCGGTCAGCCCGCGCACGCCGACCTCCATCCCGATCGCCGCGTACGCCGAGCCGTCGAGCACCAGCAGGGTGGCCGGCCGGCCGACGTGGTTCTGGGTCTGCTCGGTCTCCCGGGCCAGCCGCTGGGCGATCAGCTCGCCGACGATGCTGGTCACGGTCGCCTTGTTCAGGCCGGTGCCGGAGGCGATCGCCGCCCGCGAGCAGGGCGCGTTCGCCCGCAGGAAGCCGAGAACGGCGGCCAGGTTGGTGGCGCGGACGTCGGTGTGGTCCGCGGTGTGAGGGGTCAAGGTCGTCCTCTTCGGCTCGGTCGGGGCGGTGACTACGCCC from Kribbella flavida DSM 17836 harbors:
- a CDS encoding ROK family protein, which codes for MTPHTADHTDVRATNLAAVLGFLRANAPCSRAAIASGTGLNKATVTSIVGELIAQRLARETEQTQNHVGRPATLLVLDGSAYAAIGMEVGVRGLTAIAYDSAGGQLLRWHRSGPGPEASPAKTIAALAALARRAISAVHSSGRDVLGLTVGAPGLIDHDGSVVLAAGLGWRDVPLRSDLIAALGRPAFPVMVDNDANLGALAEHRYGDHAGTADLIQLSGETGVGAGVICDGRPLRGHHGYVGEIGHLRIQPDGPVCGCGRRGCLEAVAGMPAILARLEPADAPETDPQLRTEQLVRRAEEGDTATLKALAEVGGLLGRGISVLVDLLDPELVVLGGSYAGLGRWLVPAIEQELADGALVTVSGRCRVVVSTFGHDATSIGAVARSLDRLDSGRLPIPTL